One region of Pyramidobacter sp. YE332 genomic DNA includes:
- a CDS encoding SPFH domain-containing protein, whose protein sequence is MGLFKAIGGAMGDVLSDQWREYFYCDAMERDVLVERGYKRKGKRGNNKGGDNIISNGSIISVADGQCMIVVDQGKVVELCAEPGEFVYDTSSEPSIFYGGLGHGLKESFKTIGKRISFGGEAPKEQRVYYFNTKEIMGNRYGTANPVPFRVVDSNIGLDIDIAIRCNGEYSYRITNPMLFYTNVCGNVNEVYTRDQIDSQLKTELLTALQPAFARLSEQGIRYSSLPAHTMEMAKALNDILSEQWGALRGIEIVAFGVNSVKASEEDEKMIKEMQRSAVLRNPNMMAAHLGQAQADAMRAAASNTATGPMFAFAGMNMASQAGGMNAANLFAMGAQQQHAASAPQAAKPAPAPVPAGWKCGACGHDGNRGKFCSECGAPQPAPASAEGWTCPTCGHVNKGKFCPECGARKPAGEPLYRCDKCGWEPKDPHHPPKFCPECGDPFDENDNINK, encoded by the coding sequence ATGGGACTTTTCAAAGCGATCGGCGGCGCCATGGGAGACGTGCTTTCCGACCAGTGGCGCGAGTACTTTTACTGCGACGCGATGGAACGCGACGTGCTCGTCGAACGCGGCTACAAACGCAAGGGCAAGCGCGGCAACAACAAAGGCGGCGACAACATCATCAGCAACGGCTCGATCATCTCCGTGGCCGACGGCCAGTGCATGATCGTCGTCGACCAGGGAAAAGTCGTCGAGCTCTGCGCCGAACCGGGCGAGTTCGTCTACGACACGTCCAGCGAGCCGAGCATCTTCTACGGCGGGCTCGGGCACGGCCTCAAGGAAAGCTTCAAGACCATCGGCAAGCGCATTTCCTTCGGCGGCGAAGCGCCCAAGGAGCAGCGCGTCTACTACTTCAACACCAAGGAGATCATGGGCAACCGCTACGGCACGGCCAACCCCGTTCCGTTCCGCGTCGTCGACAGCAACATCGGCCTCGACATCGACATCGCCATCCGCTGCAACGGCGAATATTCCTACCGCATCACCAACCCGATGCTGTTCTACACCAACGTCTGCGGCAACGTGAACGAGGTCTACACGCGCGACCAGATCGACAGCCAGCTCAAGACCGAGCTGCTGACGGCGCTGCAGCCCGCCTTCGCCCGCCTTTCCGAACAGGGCATCCGTTACAGCTCCCTGCCCGCCCATACCATGGAAATGGCCAAGGCGCTGAACGACATCCTTTCCGAACAGTGGGGCGCCCTGCGCGGCATCGAGATCGTGGCTTTCGGCGTGAACTCCGTCAAGGCGTCCGAAGAGGACGAGAAGATGATCAAGGAAATGCAGCGCAGCGCCGTGCTCCGCAATCCCAACATGATGGCCGCCCATCTCGGCCAGGCGCAGGCCGACGCCATGCGCGCCGCCGCCTCCAACACGGCGACGGGGCCGATGTTCGCCTTCGCGGGCATGAACATGGCCTCTCAGGCCGGCGGCATGAACGCAGCCAATCTGTTCGCCATGGGCGCGCAGCAGCAGCACGCCGCCTCCGCCCCGCAGGCCGCGAAGCCGGCGCCGGCTCCCGTTCCCGCCGGCTGGAAGTGCGGCGCGTGCGGACACGACGGCAATCGCGGCAAGTTCTGCTCGGAGTGCGGCGCCCCTCAGCCCGCGCCGGCTTCGGCCGAAGGCTGGACCTGCCCGACCTGCGGCCACGTCAACAAGGGTAAGTTCTGCCCCGAATGCGGCGCCAGAAAGCCCGCCGGCGAACCGCTCTACCGATGCGACAAGTGCGGCTGGGAGCCCAAGGATCCCCATCATCCGCCCAAGTTCTGCCCCGA